A window of Laspinema palackyanum D2c genomic DNA:
TCGAAAACAGTGGAGGGACAGACCCATGACTCCCCCAATTCCCGCCCAGGAAAGCCTCACCGTCGAATTTAAAAGCGACCGAAAAAAACTGTCAGATCGGGATTTAATCGAAGCCATTACCTGCCTTGCCAACACCGAAGGCGGGGAATTGTGGCTAGGTGTAGAAGACGACGGAACGCCTACCGGACTAAACTCCGACCGTCAACAAGTCAACTATTTAGTGGGTCTTGTAGCAGCGCGAACCGCCCCCTCTCTCTCTGTCCAAGTCGAAACCGTTACCCTAGAGAGCATCACCGTCGCCCGCATTCAAATCCCCCAAGCCAGAGGAGAAATTGCCACCAGCAACGGCGTGTATTTACGTCGTCGCCTCAAACCCGACGGAACCCCCGAATGTGTTCCTATCTTGCCCCATGAGCGCATTAGTCGCGCCAGTCGCTTCGGTCTGACCGATGTATCCGCCCAACCCGTTGCCGAGAGTACCCTACAAGACTTTGACCCCTTAGAACGCGATCGGTTGCGTCAGTGCATCCAAAGCTACGGAGGCGATCGCCCTTTACTTGAACTCGACGACGAAGCACTGGATGGAGCCTTGGGCTTCACCCGCCGCCAACCCGATGGCAGTCGCATCCCCACCCTCACCGGACTGCTTCTCATCGGTCGAGAAACCGCCCTTCGGGAGTTAGTTCCGACCCATGAATTCGCCTTTCAAGTCTTGGCACAGGAAGCCGTGCGATTTAACGAATTTCGACGTTTTCCCCTCCTCAAAGCCCTCGACTGGCTCGAAACCAACTTTCGCCCCTACAACCCCGAACAAGAAATTCAAATCGGGCTGTTTCGCGTCCCTATTCCTAAAGTGGATATGAGCGCATTTCGGGAAGCGATCGCCAACGCCCTCATCCATCGCGACTATCACCAACTCGGGGCCGTCCATGTCCGCCTGGAAGACGAAGCTCTGAGCGTGAGTAACCCAGGCGGTTTGGTCGAAGGAGTCACCCTCGCCAATTTGCTCACAACCGAACCTCGCCCCCGTAATCTCTGCCTAGCGGATGCCATGAAACGGATCGGCATCGTAGAGCGATCGGGACGCGGCATCGATAGCATCTATCGGGGACTCCTGCGGTTTGGACGACCCGCCCCCGATTACAGCGATACCAGTAACACCAGCGTTATCCTCCACCTCGCCACCGCTGACGCCGACTTGAAATTTCTCCGCCTTGTTGTTGAAGAAGAAAACCGCCAAGGCAAATCTCTCCCCATTGATAGCCTGATTGCCCTAGCCACACTCCGCGAAGCCAAGCGACTCAGTGCCGCGCAACTAGCCACAGCCATCCACCGCACTCCGTCTCAAGCTCGCAAAACCCTCGAAGTTCTCAATGAACTCGGTCTGATCCAAGCCCACGGCACAAACAACCGGACCTATACCTTTACCCCCACTGTTTATCAAGCCACCGGAAATCAAGCCGAATATACTCGTCAAGCGGCATTTTCAGCCCTCCAACATGAGCAAATGGTGATCAGTTATGTAGAGCAGCATGGTCAAATCAGGAGATCTGAAGTGATGGATCTGTGTCGTTTATCAGAAGGGCAGGCCAAAATGTTGCTCAAGCGACTTAAGGATAAGGGGGCCATTGTCCTAGAAGGTAAAGGACGCAATGCCCTTTATCGCATCAGATAAACGGATGTAAACGGATGTAAACGGATATAAACGGATGTAAACGGATTTTGTTATCCAATTCTTGGCGATTTGTCTAAAACAGCAGTCAACACCCAGATTATGAAACCCGACAAAACTCCCAAAGCTCTTAAAATTGACGAACGCAACCATGTTGAGAAACCTTTGCTCGACCAACTTGCCGGGTTGGGGTGGGAAATCTTAGACCTAGAGAGAGGACAAAAACCCTCCGACAGTTACCGGGAAACCTTCCGCCAAGTCGTTCTGATTCCGGTATTGCGATCGCAACTCCAAACCATCAACCCCTGGCTGGAAGACGACCAAACCGAAGACGTTATCAAACAACTCACCGCCAGCTTTTCCAGTAATAACCTCCTAGAAAATAACCGCCACAGTTTCAACCTGCTGCAACAAAAGCCCAGCGTCTCGGAAAATCGCCAAACTGGGGAAACTAGCCCCAACGTCACAATTATCGACTTTGAGCGCCCCGCAAACAACCGCTACATCGCCGTCTGTCAGTTCAAAGTCCGCATTCTCGGCACCGAAAATCACATCATTCCCGATATTGTCCTGTTCCTCAACGGTTTGCCCGTCGTCGTCATTGAGTGCAAATCCCCCAAAACCCAGGAACCCATCCCCGAGGCGATCGACCAGATGATGCGCTACAGCGAACAGCGCGGGAACAAAGGCGAGGGCAACCCCGAACTGTTCTATTTCAACCAGTTCATCATCGCCACCTGTCGCAATCAAGCCAAATTCGGCACCATCACCACCCGCACCGAAAAATACTTTTATCGCTGGGCTGACCCCTACCCCCGCACCCTAGAAGATTTAGATCATGGCAGCAGTTCCCCCAACGACCAACAGCGCCTAGTTGCTGGAATGTGCGACCCCGCCAACCTCCTAGAAATTATCCACAACTTCACCCTGTTCTCGGTCAACGA
This region includes:
- a CDS encoding RNA-binding domain-containing protein, which gives rise to MTPPIPAQESLTVEFKSDRKKLSDRDLIEAITCLANTEGGELWLGVEDDGTPTGLNSDRQQVNYLVGLVAARTAPSLSVQVETVTLESITVARIQIPQARGEIATSNGVYLRRRLKPDGTPECVPILPHERISRASRFGLTDVSAQPVAESTLQDFDPLERDRLRQCIQSYGGDRPLLELDDEALDGALGFTRRQPDGSRIPTLTGLLLIGRETALRELVPTHEFAFQVLAQEAVRFNEFRRFPLLKALDWLETNFRPYNPEQEIQIGLFRVPIPKVDMSAFREAIANALIHRDYHQLGAVHVRLEDEALSVSNPGGLVEGVTLANLLTTEPRPRNLCLADAMKRIGIVERSGRGIDSIYRGLLRFGRPAPDYSDTSNTSVILHLATADADLKFLRLVVEEENRQGKSLPIDSLIALATLREAKRLSAAQLATAIHRTPSQARKTLEVLNELGLIQAHGTNNRTYTFTPTVYQATGNQAEYTRQAAFSALQHEQMVISYVEQHGQIRRSEVMDLCRLSEGQAKMLLKRLKDKGAIVLEGKGRNALYRIR